The following proteins are co-located in the Conyzicola lurida genome:
- a CDS encoding C40 family peptidase, whose protein sequence is MTKVGPQNPAEDPTQFASRRAARKTRRAGSFRERSAAAAAIPKPAAGTAVLSVPAFAATAAKKKRKSSLLSTAVIAVVVPGLFATVALPAYAFAPVADTADIEASQALEEYKATDAQTVLVDAGAATGTVARDSFTATSTEELAAERRRVALAASYSAYTGPTASDYLANPAYPTFDLNSVAGVGQQYLGTPYVYGGATPSGFDCSGFIQFVYAQFGVALPHSVSGQAAAGTKIAIADAVPGDIVIMSGHDGIYMGNGLIMDAPRAGGVVSIRPIWTTSYYIVRIGI, encoded by the coding sequence TTGACCAAAGTAGGACCACAAAACCCGGCGGAAGACCCGACACAGTTTGCTTCTCGCCGAGCCGCACGTAAAACCCGCCGAGCCGGATCATTCCGCGAGCGTTCCGCTGCTGCTGCCGCAATCCCGAAGCCGGCCGCTGGCACCGCCGTTCTGAGCGTTCCCGCATTCGCCGCGACCGCAGCCAAGAAGAAGCGCAAGTCCAGCCTGCTGAGCACCGCCGTCATCGCGGTCGTCGTGCCCGGGCTCTTCGCGACCGTCGCCCTTCCCGCCTATGCATTCGCTCCCGTCGCCGACACGGCCGACATCGAGGCCTCGCAGGCGCTCGAGGAGTACAAGGCCACCGACGCGCAGACCGTGCTCGTCGACGCCGGCGCAGCCACCGGAACCGTCGCCCGCGACTCGTTCACCGCAACTTCCACCGAGGAACTCGCCGCGGAACGCCGCCGCGTCGCCCTCGCCGCCAGCTACTCCGCGTATACGGGCCCCACCGCGAGCGACTACCTCGCCAACCCCGCGTACCCGACCTTCGACCTCAACTCGGTCGCGGGCGTCGGCCAGCAGTACCTCGGCACCCCGTACGTCTACGGCGGCGCGACGCCCTCCGGCTTCGACTGCTCCGGCTTCATCCAGTTCGTCTACGCGCAGTTCGGTGTCGCCCTCCCTCACTCGGTGAGCGGCCAGGCAGCGGCAGGAACGAAGATCGCTATCGCCGACGCAGTGCCCGGCGACATCGTGATCATGTCGGGCCACGACGGCATCTACATGGGCAACGGCCTCATCATGGACGCCCCGCGTGCCGGCGGCGTCGTCAGCATCCGCCCCATCTGGACGACCTCGTACTACATCGTGCGCATTGGCATTTGA
- a CDS encoding CHAP domain-containing protein: MRKQVTTVLVLGAVAMMVAPMALPAFAFAEPEEETIPVADVETVTVSVDAGASVGSIARDSFSSTSVADLTRARAEAAAAAAAATRIAAASYVPSSVPQAGDDYPWRDGPTTSLSPLRYVYRQCVDFVVWRLNRDVGSVTAPFAYTWGYLTPNGGNARDFKRAWEGHGWPMNNSPVAGDIAWWSNNHVAYVKAVNADGTVDLEEYNNIPFTYSTRTIPATSVELFLSPPPR, translated from the coding sequence GTGCGCAAGCAGGTGACGACGGTGCTCGTGCTCGGCGCCGTCGCGATGATGGTGGCCCCGATGGCGCTGCCGGCATTCGCCTTCGCCGAACCGGAAGAGGAGACGATCCCGGTCGCCGATGTCGAGACAGTGACGGTCTCGGTCGACGCGGGCGCGTCCGTCGGGTCGATCGCGCGTGACAGCTTCTCGTCGACCAGCGTCGCCGACCTCACCCGCGCTCGCGCCGAAGCGGCTGCCGCTGCGGCCGCTGCCACCCGGATCGCCGCCGCGAGCTACGTGCCCTCGAGCGTGCCGCAGGCCGGCGACGACTATCCGTGGCGTGACGGCCCGACCACGAGCCTCTCGCCGCTGCGCTACGTCTACCGCCAGTGCGTCGACTTCGTCGTCTGGCGTCTCAACCGCGACGTCGGCAGCGTCACGGCCCCCTTCGCCTACACCTGGGGCTACCTCACCCCGAACGGCGGCAATGCCCGCGACTTCAAGCGGGCGTGGGAGGGCCACGGCTGGCCGATGAACAACTCGCCCGTCGCCGGCGATATCGCATGGTGGTCGAACAATCACGTCGCCTACGTGAAGGCGGTCAACGCGGACGGCACCGTCGACCTCGAGGAATACAACAACATCCCGTTCACGTACAGCACGCGCACGATCCCCGCGACGAGCGTCGAGCTCTTCCTGTCGCCCCCGCCGCGCTAG
- the serC gene encoding phosphoserine transaminase: protein MTIVIPSDLLPVDGRFGCGPSKVRPEQLAYLAGAGASIMGTSHRQAPVKDLVGRVRTGLSDLFRLPDGYEVVMGNGGSTAFWDAAAFGLIENRSENLTFGEFGSKFGAAAGAPWLTAPHIINAAAGTRSQVEVLEGVDVYAWPQNETSTGVMAPVTRVNGDPGALTVIDATSAAGGIDFDASQADVYYFAPQKNFASDGGLWFALFSPAAIERVERIAASGRYIPEFLSIKNAIDNSRLNQTLNTPALSTLLLLENQVEWINGNGGLAWADSRTKESSSALYEWADAASFATPFVANTEDRSQVVVTVDFDDAIDAANIAKVLRANGIVDTEPYRKLGRNQLRVATFVAVEPSDVRQLIASIDYVVGAL from the coding sequence ATGACGATCGTGATTCCCAGTGACCTCCTGCCCGTTGATGGCCGTTTCGGCTGCGGACCCTCCAAGGTCCGTCCCGAACAGCTGGCGTACCTCGCGGGTGCCGGCGCATCCATCATGGGCACGTCCCACCGTCAGGCGCCGGTGAAGGATCTCGTCGGCCGCGTGCGCACCGGTCTCTCCGACCTGTTCCGCCTCCCCGACGGCTACGAGGTCGTTATGGGCAACGGCGGCTCGACCGCGTTCTGGGACGCCGCCGCGTTCGGCCTCATCGAGAACCGCAGCGAGAACCTCACGTTCGGCGAGTTCGGCTCCAAGTTCGGTGCCGCAGCCGGCGCCCCGTGGCTCACCGCCCCGCACATCATCAACGCTGCCGCGGGCACCCGCTCGCAGGTCGAGGTGCTCGAGGGCGTCGACGTGTACGCGTGGCCGCAGAACGAGACGTCGACCGGCGTCATGGCTCCCGTCACCCGCGTGAACGGCGACCCGGGCGCGCTCACCGTCATCGACGCGACGAGCGCCGCCGGCGGCATCGACTTCGACGCCAGCCAGGCCGACGTCTACTACTTCGCCCCGCAGAAGAACTTCGCTTCGGACGGCGGCCTGTGGTTCGCGCTCTTCTCCCCCGCCGCGATCGAGCGCGTCGAGCGCATCGCGGCGAGCGGCCGTTACATCCCCGAGTTCCTGTCGATCAAGAACGCGATCGACAACTCGCGCCTCAACCAGACGCTCAACACCCCGGCGCTCTCCACGCTGCTGCTGCTCGAGAACCAGGTCGAGTGGATCAACGGTAACGGCGGGCTCGCGTGGGCCGACTCCCGCACCAAGGAGTCGTCGAGCGCCCTCTACGAATGGGCGGATGCCGCCAGCTTCGCGACGCCCTTCGTCGCCAATACGGAGGACCGTTCACAGGTGGTCGTCACGGTCGACTTCGACGACGCCATCGACGCCGCGAACATCGCCAAGGTGCTGCGCGCCAACGGCATCGTCGACACCGAGCCGTACCGCAAGCTCGGCCGTAACCAGCTGCGCGTCGCGACCTTCGTCGCCGTGGAGCCGAGCGACGTGCGCCAGCTGATCGCGTCGATCGACTACGTGGTGGGCGCGCTCTAG
- a CDS encoding DUF3027 domain-containing protein, translating to MPESIALPSKFEVAYAALLEITDASTVGDPAGETDEGDGVVSVLFDSAMAGYPGWKWTVSVAEVEGEAPTALEVELMPAEGALLSPDWVPWSDRLADYKAAQLEAGEEVEGDESADDNSESDDDDDDIDDEEEDDDETDDDESDDEDEDADDVIHVVHGGDVDGVDIDNLDESDDEAN from the coding sequence ATGCCTGAGTCCATCGCTCTTCCCTCCAAGTTCGAGGTTGCTTACGCCGCCCTGCTGGAGATCACTGACGCGTCGACCGTGGGCGACCCCGCCGGCGAGACCGACGAGGGCGACGGCGTCGTCTCCGTCCTCTTCGACAGCGCCATGGCCGGGTACCCCGGCTGGAAGTGGACGGTCAGCGTCGCCGAGGTCGAGGGCGAAGCGCCGACCGCGCTCGAAGTGGAACTCATGCCGGCCGAAGGCGCACTGCTGTCTCCCGACTGGGTGCCGTGGAGCGACCGCCTGGCCGACTACAAGGCCGCGCAGCTCGAAGCGGGCGAAGAGGTCGAGGGCGACGAGTCTGCCGACGACAATTCCGAATCGGACGATGACGACGACGACATCGACGACGAAGAAGAAGACGACGACGAGACGGATGACGACGAGTCCGACGACGAGGACGAAGACGCCGACGACGTGATCCATGTCGTGCACGGTGGCGACGTCGACGGTGTCGACATCGACAACCTCGACGAGTCGGACGACGAGGCGAACTAG
- a CDS encoding metal-dependent transcriptional regulator has protein sequence MTDLVDTTEMYLRTILDLEEEHIVPLRARISERLGHSGPTVSQTIGRMERDGLVVVEGDRHLELTVEGRSKAVHVMRKHRLAERLLADVIGLDWAYVHDEACRWEHVMSEQVERRILEMLGNPTESPYGNPIPGLDELGHEAAPAFMDGVVNLVERVHGTTESVSGVIRRLGEPVQFEPELLQQLQSAGVMPGATATISAAGSYVFIAVDGFGEGLELPNEVAVHIFVGV, from the coding sequence ATGACGGATCTTGTTGATACCACTGAAATGTATCTGCGTACCATCCTCGATCTAGAGGAGGAGCACATCGTGCCCCTGCGCGCCCGCATCTCCGAGCGCCTCGGCCACTCCGGCCCCACGGTCTCGCAGACCATCGGACGTATGGAGCGCGACGGCCTCGTGGTGGTCGAGGGCGACCGCCACCTCGAGCTCACCGTCGAGGGACGCAGCAAGGCCGTGCACGTGATGCGCAAGCACCGCCTGGCCGAGCGACTGCTCGCCGACGTGATCGGCCTCGACTGGGCCTACGTGCACGACGAGGCCTGCCGCTGGGAGCACGTGATGAGCGAGCAGGTGGAGCGCCGCATCCTCGAGATGCTCGGCAACCCCACCGAATCGCCCTACGGCAACCCGATCCCCGGCCTCGACGAACTGGGCCACGAAGCGGCTCCCGCGTTTATGGACGGCGTCGTCAACCTCGTCGAGCGCGTGCATGGAACGACCGAATCCGTCAGCGGCGTCATCCGTCGCCTCGGCGAACCCGTGCAGTTCGAGCCGGAGCTTCTCCAGCAGCTGCAGAGTGCCGGCGTGATGCCCGGTGCCACCGCGACCATCTCCGCCGCGGGGTCCTACGTCTTCATCGCTGTCGACGGTTTCGGCGAGGGCCTCGAGCTGCCCAACGAGGTCGCCGTGCACATTTTCGTCGGGGTCTAA
- a CDS encoding DUF2530 domain-containing protein translates to MRLWLKDSERRPDPAPVTTDDRKAVLAGLALWLVGTVIVLIVVPEPWLIATCTVGLVLGLIGLVYTQHRRRNS, encoded by the coding sequence ATGCGGCTCTGGCTCAAGGACTCCGAACGCCGGCCCGACCCTGCCCCGGTGACGACCGACGACCGCAAAGCGGTGCTCGCCGGTCTGGCCCTCTGGCTCGTCGGCACGGTTATCGTGCTGATCGTCGTGCCGGAACCCTGGCTCATCGCCACCTGCACGGTGGGATTAGTGCTCGGCCTGATCGGCCTCGTCTACACCCAGCACCGGCGGCGAAACAGCTAG
- a CDS encoding HNH endonuclease: protein MRTLVLNAGYEPLGVVSFKRALVLVMNEKATIIASDGEHPVFGLSGAWDRPSVIILRRYVRIPSGRSVPVSRRGVLRRDNSRCGYCAGPASTIDHITPRSRGGKDSWENLVACCLKCNNVKGNRTPSEMNWRLRVIPRAPHGASWMARGIERAMPDWEEYLAPAA, encoded by the coding sequence ATGCGCACTTTGGTACTGAACGCGGGCTACGAGCCCCTGGGCGTTGTGTCCTTCAAGCGAGCGCTTGTGCTCGTCATGAATGAAAAAGCGACGATCATCGCATCGGATGGCGAGCATCCGGTCTTCGGTCTGTCGGGGGCCTGGGACCGGCCGTCGGTGATCATCCTGCGGCGCTACGTGCGCATCCCGAGCGGGCGCAGCGTGCCCGTCTCGCGACGCGGCGTGCTGCGGCGGGACAACAGCCGGTGCGGCTACTGCGCCGGACCGGCCTCGACAATCGACCACATCACGCCCCGGTCGCGCGGCGGCAAGGACAGCTGGGAGAACCTCGTCGCGTGCTGCCTCAAGTGCAACAACGTGAAGGGAAACCGCACGCCGAGCGAGATGAACTGGCGGCTGCGGGTGATTCCGCGGGCTCCCCATGGGGCGTCATGGATGGCGCGGGGAATCGAACGCGCGATGCCCGACTGGGAAGAGTACCTGGCGCCCGCGGCGTAG
- a CDS encoding rhamnogalacturonan lyase, producing MSNLSARLPLRLAALATGVALMVGGATAASANGPGHGPGHGGGKPSTGAPAGTPQLEALDRGLVAASTADGVFLSWRLLVNEATGASETGLTGSDFVVYRDGQALATVTDSTNYLDAAGTPAATYTVAAVKNGIEAKPSDPVTPLAQGYAELPLQKPVDGVTPVGEAYTYSASDMTVGDVDGDGEYEYTVKWEPSNAKDVSQIGYTGNVFVDTYRADGTLLNRIDLGVNIRAGAHYTQMLAYDYDGDGKSEMLLKTAPGTTTTNYTTGKTSPITLPAEDVAAGYTNADDYRVSKDGYYEHLVGVFEGWTEHPEVVAGNWPATLEEAFGVPVTHEYPLAREDAEELVDYFMDVYAPARSARNVLRTFEGFILSGPEYLTMFDGATGKELQTIPFTTDRVDDGLMWGDYAMARIEPGNRVDRYLGGVAYLDGVHPSAIFARGYYTRTTVMSYGWDGKKITTQWNVDSGFPPMTNPFNDSPHGRDGSDPVYGSITTQGFHSLSAADVDGDGKHEIVYGSATLDDDGSLLYSSSATLPAGSAAPGTEARLGHGDAMHVTDIDPARPGLEIFTVHEGATYAPYGYALRDAATGDVLYGEYSGKDTGRGMVGDVDPTVPGLETWAIGLRSAAGASLGAAQPGTNQSIRWAADGTTQLVNGTADADVTIDSWTAGTLLTAAGTRTNNGTKGTANLVADVFGDWREELLVRTADSSAIRIYISTEVTDRKLYTLMHDKQYRAEVARQNVTYNQPSYPGFYLASDTDFATVPLLTVAVTPAVPTFRDKRGTRDDSYTIPSTPGVSYLVDDKVKKAGTYKVGRSSTVTVTAVAADWYFIPVDVASSWSQTYKKR from the coding sequence ATGTCGAATCTGTCCGCACGACTACCGCTGCGCCTGGCCGCCCTCGCGACCGGCGTCGCCCTGATGGTGGGAGGCGCGACCGCGGCTTCCGCAAACGGCCCGGGCCACGGCCCCGGCCATGGGGGAGGAAAGCCCAGCACCGGAGCCCCCGCCGGCACGCCACAACTCGAAGCCCTCGATCGCGGCCTGGTCGCGGCATCCACCGCCGACGGCGTTTTTCTGAGCTGGCGGCTGCTCGTCAACGAAGCGACCGGCGCGAGCGAGACCGGCCTCACCGGCAGCGACTTCGTCGTCTACCGCGACGGCCAGGCGTTGGCCACCGTCACCGACAGCACCAACTATCTGGATGCCGCGGGCACACCCGCCGCCACGTACACGGTCGCTGCCGTGAAGAACGGTATCGAGGCGAAGCCCAGCGACCCGGTGACGCCGCTCGCCCAGGGCTACGCGGAGCTTCCGCTGCAGAAGCCCGTCGACGGCGTGACTCCCGTGGGCGAGGCGTACACCTACTCGGCGAGCGACATGACGGTCGGCGACGTCGACGGCGACGGAGAGTACGAGTACACCGTGAAGTGGGAACCGTCGAACGCGAAGGACGTCTCGCAGATCGGCTACACCGGCAACGTCTTCGTCGACACCTACCGGGCCGACGGAACGCTGCTCAACCGCATCGACCTCGGCGTGAACATCCGGGCCGGGGCGCACTACACGCAGATGCTCGCGTACGACTACGACGGCGACGGCAAATCCGAGATGCTGCTCAAGACGGCTCCCGGCACGACGACGACGAACTACACGACCGGTAAGACGAGCCCGATCACGCTGCCCGCGGAGGACGTCGCCGCCGGCTACACCAACGCCGACGACTACCGGGTGAGCAAGGACGGCTACTACGAGCACCTGGTCGGGGTGTTCGAGGGGTGGACCGAGCACCCCGAAGTCGTCGCGGGCAACTGGCCGGCCACGCTCGAGGAGGCGTTCGGCGTGCCCGTCACGCACGAGTACCCGCTCGCGCGCGAAGACGCCGAGGAGCTCGTCGACTACTTCATGGACGTCTACGCTCCCGCCCGCAGCGCCCGCAACGTGCTGCGCACCTTCGAGGGCTTCATCCTGAGCGGTCCCGAATACCTGACGATGTTCGACGGGGCCACCGGCAAGGAACTCCAGACGATCCCGTTCACCACCGACCGCGTCGACGACGGGCTCATGTGGGGCGACTACGCGATGGCGCGCATCGAGCCGGGCAACCGGGTCGACCGTTACCTCGGCGGCGTCGCCTACCTCGACGGCGTGCACCCGAGCGCGATCTTCGCCCGCGGCTACTACACGCGCACCACGGTCATGTCCTACGGCTGGGACGGTAAGAAGATCACCACCCAGTGGAACGTCGACAGCGGCTTCCCGCCGATGACCAACCCGTTCAACGACTCCCCGCACGGCCGCGACGGCAGCGACCCGGTCTACGGTTCGATCACCACGCAGGGCTTCCACTCGCTCAGTGCGGCGGACGTCGACGGCGACGGCAAGCACGAGATCGTCTACGGATCCGCCACGCTCGACGACGACGGCAGCCTGCTCTACAGCTCGTCGGCGACCCTGCCCGCCGGAAGCGCGGCGCCGGGAACCGAGGCACGGCTCGGGCACGGCGACGCGATGCACGTCACCGACATCGACCCCGCCCGCCCGGGACTCGAGATCTTCACGGTGCACGAGGGTGCGACCTACGCTCCCTACGGCTATGCACTGCGGGATGCCGCGACCGGCGACGTGCTCTACGGCGAGTACAGCGGCAAAGACACCGGCCGCGGCATGGTCGGCGACGTCGACCCGACCGTCCCCGGTCTCGAGACCTGGGCCATCGGTCTGCGGTCGGCGGCGGGTGCTTCGCTCGGTGCCGCGCAGCCGGGGACGAACCAGAGCATCCGCTGGGCGGCCGACGGCACGACGCAGCTCGTGAACGGCACCGCCGACGCCGACGTGACGATCGACTCCTGGACCGCCGGCACGCTCCTCACCGCCGCCGGAACCCGGACGAACAACGGCACCAAGGGCACGGCGAACCTCGTGGCCGACGTGTTCGGCGACTGGCGCGAGGAGTTGCTCGTTCGCACGGCGGATTCCAGCGCCATCCGGATCTATATCTCTACCGAGGTGACCGATCGCAAGCTGTACACGCTCATGCACGACAAGCAGTACCGGGCTGAGGTCGCGCGTCAGAACGTGACGTACAACCAGCCGTCGTACCCCGGCTTCTACCTCGCGTCGGACACCGACTTCGCGACCGTGCCGCTGCTGACCGTGGCGGTGACGCCGGCGGTGCCGACGTTCCGTGACAAGAGGGGGACGCGGGACGACAGCTACACGATCCCGTCGACGCCGGGCGTCTCGTATCTCGTCGACGACAAGGTGAAGAAGGCGGGCACGTACAAGGTCGGCCGGTCGTCGACCGTGACCGTGACGGCCGTGGCAGCCGACTGGTACTTCATACCGGTGGATGTCGCGAGCTCCTGGTCGCAAACGTACAAGAAGCGCTAA